The DNA window AGGGCCGTATAGCGGCTCCGGGCGAAATCGAGGTCGGCATAGCGAGCTTCGAGCGGGAAGGTGTACTTGCCGAGCCAGACCTCCAGAGGCACGTCCAGCGCCTGCCCGAGCTGCGGATATTGCGGCGCGTGCACATGGCAGTCGACGAAACCGGGTATGCCGTAGCTGCCGGCCGGCAGGCGGACGATCGCCTCGCCGAGCACAGCGATACGGTCAGTGTAACCGGCGTCGCCGGGCAGCGTCACCGCTGCGATGGTGCCGGCTTCGTCCACCTCGATCAGCGCATCGCGGAGGACATCGAGCCGATCCGGGCTGGGCGCCTGGAAGAAGGTGCCGAGGATTGCTCGGCCGGTGAGGCTTTTCATCGGTCTCCTCCGTCAGGCTTCGGCCGAGCGCAGAGGCGCCGCCACCCGCCGCGCCCGCTGGGCACGCAGAGAGAACAGGATCAGCGCGATGATCGTCACCAGGAATGGGATGCTCTGGACGAGTTCGGCCGGGATCCAGCTGAACAGGTTGGGCATGATGATCGACAGCGCGTCGAAGACGCCGAACAACAAGGCCGCCCACATGGCTCCGATCGGGTGACGGGCGCCGAGCAGCACGGCGCCGAGGGCGATGAAGCCACGGCCGGCGGTCATGTCGCGGGTAAAGCCGACGTAGTTGAACATGGCGAGCTGGGCACCGCCGAGGCCGGCCAGCAGACCCGAGGCGACGAGACTCCAGAAACGTACCTTGGCGACCGGGATACCGGCCGCTTCCGGCGCCGCGGGATACTCGCCGACGGCGCGCAGCCACAGGCCGGGTGGCGTACGGTAGAGGAAGTACCAGATGCCGAACACGCTGAGGATGGCGAGCCAGCTCAGCGCCGAATGGCCGGACAGCAAGCTGTGCAGCAGCGGGCCGACGCCGGGAATTGAAGCGAGAAACGGCAGGTCGACGGCCGGAATCGCCTTGGAGATGAGGTTGATCGACGTTCCCTTGTCACCGCCGGTGGCCAGCGACAGCGCGAACACCGTACCGCCGGCCGCCAGAATGTTGACGGCAAAGCCAACGAGGATGATGTCGGCCTTCAGGCGAAGGTGGAAGAAGCCCATCAAAGCACCGAGTGCACCCCCGGCGGCAAGACCGGCCAGTACCGCCACATACCAGGGCGCATGCACCGACACGATGACGGCGGTCAGCGCCGAGATCAGCATCATGCCCTCGAGTGCTACGTTGAGCGCGCCGGACAGATCGGAGATGAGGCCGCCGAGCGTCGCAAACAGCAGGGGTGTCGAGGTCCGGATGACCGTGACGAAGAAGGTGGCGGAGAAGACGGTGATCAGGAGTTCGGTCATTTGCCGGCAGCCTCCGTGGCGGGGGCGGCGCCGAAGCGGAACAGCCGCGCCCAGAACGTCTTGCCGGGGAGCGTGAAGGAGGAGGCGACCAGCAGGATGATGGTGGCCTGCACGATGGAGATCACCTCCGACGGCACATCGGATCGGATGGCCATCAGTTGCGCGCCTTGGCGGAGATAGCCGTAGAACAGCGCCACGATCGGCACCACCAGCGGCCGGTCACGGGCGACGATCGCCACCAGGATGCCCTCGAAGGCCAGGTTGCCGTCGAAATCGATGGCCAGCCGGCCGAAGGCGCGGCCATGCACGTAGACGGCGCCGAGCAGACCACCGATCGCTCCGGCCGCCGTCATCGCCGAGATCATGGTCAGCGACGAGCGGATGCCGGCATATTCGGCGAAGCGGGGGTTGTGCCCGACGAGGCGCAGCTTCAGGCCCCAGCGCGTGCGGTAGAGCAGAAACCACACCACCGCCACCGATACGGCGGCGATGACGATGCCGAGGTCGAAGCGCGTATTGGGCAGGATGGCCGGGAAGATCGATTGAGCCGGAAATTTCTCGGTCATCAGCTGGCCGGTGCCTGTCGGCGCCAGATGGGCGCGGATCAGATAGTTGACGATCTTGATGGCGAGATAGTTCAGCATCAGCGACGAGACGATCTCGTTGGCGCCGAAGCGGGCCTTGGCGTAGCCGGGGATGAAGCCGTAGGCCGCGCCGGCCAGCATGGCGACCAGGATGCCGAGCGGCAGTGCCAGGAAGGTCGCACCGAGTGGCGACAGGGCAATGAACGTCGCAAACAGCGCGCCGACATAGACCTGTCCCTGCACGCCCATCGAGAACTGCCGCGCCTGGAACACCATCGCGAAGGCAAGGCCAGTCAGCGTCAGCTTGGCCACTTCGTCGACCCAGAGGCCGGTTGTGCGCATTGACGAGAAGGGCGCGGTCAGCAGCGTGCCATAGGCCTTCACCGGGTCCTGCGAGGTGAACAGCACCACCACGAACGTCACCAGAAGGGCGATCGCCAGCGCCGCGAGGGCTCGGCCGATTTCATTGCGCGCCGCCTTGGTGCGAGGGTCGGTCAGAAGGCTCATTTGAGGGCGGCTCTCACGGTTTCGGGCGACTGGGTCTCGATGCCGAGCATGTAGCGGCCGAGAGTTTCCGGCGTCAGCTCGTCCGAGTTGACGAAAGCGGCGACGATGCGACCGCGATAGAAGACGACGAGGCGATCCGATAGCGCCAGCAGTTCGCCAAGATCGGCCGAACAGAGAAGCACGGCCGCGCCGCCGTCGCGGGCGCCGGTGATCGACTTCCAGATGAATTCGGTGGCGCCGAGGTCGACGCCGCGCGTCGGCTGGTTGACCAGCAAGAGTTTCGGCTGCTCGGCCAATTCGCGCGCCACGACGACCTTCTGCATGTTGCCGCCCGACAGGGTGCCGACCGCCGAGGCAGGGCCGCCGACCTTGATCGAAAAACGGCCAATCAGCTGTTCGGCTTGGGCGCGGATGGCCTTGAGGTCGAGAAGGCCGTGCCGGACGAAGCGCTCATCCTCGAGCCGCGTCGCCACCATGTTCTCGGCGACGCTCGCCCCGACGGCAAGGCCACGGGCGATGCGGTCCTCGGGGATGCTGGCAAGGCCAAGATGACGCCGCTCCTTGACATCGAGCGGCAGAAGATCTTCGCCATCAACGTAGATCGCCCCGTCGGCAACCGAGCGAAGGCCCGCCACGGCCTCGATCAGCTCGGACTGGCCGTTGCCCTCGACACCGACAAGGCCGACAATCTCACCCTTGCGAACCTTGAGATTGAGATCCTGGCAGATGGGCGCACCGGTTTCGCCATGGATGTGCAGGCCCTTCACCTCGAGGCTGACGGGGCCCTCATCCTTGGCGCGGTCGACGCGCAACGTCACTTCCCGGCCCACCATCATGGTGGCAAGGCTGTGTTCGTCAACGTCCCTGGACAGCACTTCGCCGACAGTGCGGCCGCCGCGCATCACAGTGATGCGGTCGGAAATCTCCAAGACTTCCGGCAGCTTGTGAGCGATGAAAATAACCGTCTTGCCTTGTGCCACCAGCGAGCGGACGGCGACAAACAGCTCCTCCACCTCCTGCGGCGCCAGGACGGCCGTCGGCTCGTCGAGGATCAGCACACGGGCATTGCGATAAAGCGCCTTCAGAATTTCAACGCGCTGCTGCTGACCGACCGGAATACGCCCCACCGGCGGCAGCGGATCGACCTTCAGCCGATATTTCTCCGACAGCGCGCGCACTTCGGCGATCGCCTTGTCACGATCGAAGCGGATGCCGGCGCGGGGCTCGGCGCCGAGCACCACGTTTTCGTAGACGGAGAAGGAGGGCACCAGCGAGAAATGCTGGAACACCATGCCGATGCCGGCGTCGATGGCCTCGCGCGGCTTGGCGAAGTTGACCGGCTTACCGTCGAAGAGCAGTTCACCCGTATCAGGCTGTTCGACGCCGAACAGGATCTTCATCAACGTCGATTTACCGGCCCCGTTCTCGCCGATCACCGCATGGACCTCGCCGGGCATGACGGTGAGATCGACGCCGTTGTTGGCCAGGGTGCCGCCCGGATAGGTCTTGGAAATTGATTTCGCCTGGATGAGAGGCACCATGTCGTCCGTCCCCGAATGGAAGCGGCCCCGCTCCCTGGTGAGAGGCGGGGCCGCCGAGCCTTACTTCATCACCGTGTCGACCTTGATTTCACCGGCGATGATCTTCTTTTCCTGTTCGTCGACGGCGGCGCGCACGTCGGCGGGGACTGCCTTGTCGTAATACTTGTTCTTGGCGATGGCGACGGCGCCGTCCTGCAGGCCGAGCAGCACGATCTGGCCATAGGTGGCGGTGCCGTCGATCGTCTTCTTCAGCGTGTCATAGAGCGACTGGCCGACCTTCTTTTCAACCGAGGTGAAGATCACGTCGGCCTGGGCGGGATCGGACGCCTCGAAAATGAGGGCCTGGTCGCTGTCGACGCCAACGGCGAGCTTGCCGCCGTCGCGGGCCGCCTGCAGCGCGCCGATGCCGGTACCGCCGGCGATGGGGAACACCACGTCGACGCCCTGCGAGAACTGGGCCAGCGCCAGCTCCTTACCCTTGGCCGGGTCGGTGAACGAGCCGGCGACGGCGCGCGTCACCTCGACATTCGGATTGGCGGCCTTGGCGCCCTGCTCGAAACCGACGGCGAATTCGACCACCGTCGCGCCTTCGACACCAAGGATCTCGCCGAGCTTGCCGGTCTTGGAGACCTTGGCAGCGGCGTAGCCGGCCAGATAGGCGGCCGTCGACGTGCGATACTGGATCGCCATCATGTTCTTGAGATCGGCTTTGGCGAAGTCCGGCGCGTCATCGAACAGGATGAATTTCTTGTCGGGGTACTCGGGGGCCAGTTCGGCCATGAAGGCATTCATTTCCCACGTGCCGGCGATGATGACGTCATAGTCGCCGTCGGCCGCGTCGGCGAGCGCCGGCTGCCAGCGGCCGCGATCGAGACCCGCCTCGATGACGGTGGTTTTCACCGGCAGTTCGGCATCTGCCTTCTTGAGGCCGGCGGCGGCGCTGTCGAAGAAGCTCTTGTCGCCGAGGTTGCCGTGCACCACCAGCGCCACCTTGAGCGGCTTGTCCTTGCTGTAATCGGCGGCAAAGGCCGAAGAACCGGCAAACGGCAGCGCAAGCCCCGCCGCGAGCGCGAGTCCGGCGAAAGTCCGCCGGCTGAGCATGTAGGTCGTCATCATTGTTCTCCTGTCTGGACGGTCTTCTTTTTATGGATGCACTTCAAAGGCCAACGAGGCGGCATAAAGCTCGGTCAGCCGTTCGATCCTCGCTTCTTCGACCAGCGTCACCATCGGCGTGCCGAGACGACGACTGGGGTCGACCACGGTCATGCCGCGGGTGATGTCGGGCGCCAGCGCCACGTCGACGGACGCGCGGATGGACCGCGTGACGATGGAGGGATCGACGGCAACCGCCGCCGCGAAGGGATCGACGAAGCGGAAAGCGTCGCCACCGCCGAAGCCGGCCACCTGCTGACGGGCGTGGCTGGCCAGTGCCATGGAAAAGCGCTTCACCGGCGAATCCGGAAGGGCGGCGAACAGCGCATCCACCTCGGCACCGGAGAGATAATGTTCGACGCAGGGCTCCCAGGGCACGAGAACCGTGTCGATGTCGGCGGAGAAGACGATCTTGGCCGCCTCGGGATCAGCGTAGATGTTGAACTCGGCCGCCGGCGTCACGTTGCCGCGCCCGTTGACCGTACCGCCCATGATGGTCAGCCGGCCAATACCCTGGGTGATCGCCGGATCGGCGCCGAGCGCCAGGGCCAAGTTGGTCAGGGGGCCGATCATCAAGAGATCGACCTTCTCGTCTTTTAACGCGGCTTCACGCAGGGTTTGGATGAGAAAGCCGACGGCATCGTCGCCAGCCGGTTCGGCCGTGCGGGTCGGACGCGGTGCACCGCCGAGTCCATCCTCGCCATGAACGTGCTTGGCGTCGATCAACGGTTGGGCGATCGCCTTCTCCGCCCCCATGTGGACGGGGATGTCGGCACCGACGACGGCCAAGGTCGCCAGGATATTGGCAGTCGCGGCATCAAGCCCGACGTTGCCGAAGACGGTGGTCACGGCATGAGGCGCTCGTCCGGCGGCGATCAGCAACAGCAGCGCCTGCGCGTCGTCAATTCCGCCATCGGTATCCAAAATGAGCTTGTTCATCCGGCTCATGCCACCTCGCGTGCTGCGCGGACCCGCGCCCAGAAATCAATGTAGGTTCGATCATAGGTCGAGCGGATGTCGGCAAAGTCCTGCCGAATCAACTGCCGATCTCGGACCAGTGGTTCGCCATCCACCCAGACGTGCCGCACGTCGCGGCCACTGCCGGAATAGATCAGCAATGCTTCGAGATCCGGTGACTTCGAATAACCCGGACCGTTGAGATCGATGGCGATGATGTCGGCGGCCTTGCCCGGTTCCAGCGAACCGGCGCGGTGGTCGAGGCCAAGCGCCTTGGCGCCGTCAATGGTTGCCATGCGCAGGAGCTCTTTCGCCGATATCGGCTGAGCGGTGCCCTGGCGATGCGAGGCGACGAGCCCCGCGACCCTCATTTCGGCGATCATGTCATAGGAATTGTTGGCCGCGACATTGTCGGTACCGAGTGCCACCGTAACGCCGGCCGCCCTGAGATCGACCACCGGGCAGATGCCTTCCCGGCCGGACCTGAGACCAGCGGTGGCGCAATGGGCGACCGAGGCAGCCGGTGCCTTGGCGAAGACGGCGATGTCGTCCGGCGACAAATCGAGGCAGTGGGCAGCGTGGACGCGACCGGCGAAGAACCCATCGCGGTCGAGCGCCACGGCGGCGGTGAGGCCGTAGCGGCGTAGCGTCTCTTCGTTGTCCTCGGGGCCGCAAGCCATGTGCAGGTGCAGGCCACAGCCGTGCTTGATGGCCAGTTCCACCTCGGCCCGGATCAATTCCTCGGTGTTGTCGACATAGGGCGCGTGGGGCCCGAACCAAGGGATGATGCGCCCATCGGCCGAACGCTGTTGTTCGATGAAGTTGGCGGCATTTTTCAGTTCGCTGACAGCGCGCTCGGGATCGCCCAGTTGGACAATGCCATAGGCGATCACGGCGCGGATGCCCGAACGGCCAGCTGCCTTGGCGACTTCATCGGCGAAGAAATACTGGTCGCAGTAGGTCGTCGTCCCCGACAGCAGCATCTCGGCGCAGGACAAAGCCACGGCGGGGCCGATGTCGGACGCGACCAGCGACAGCTCCGGCTCGCGGATCGAGTTGTACCAGCCGTCCATGGTGAGCAGGCTGTGCCCCTCCGAGCAGCCGCGAAACAGAACCATCGGCGCGTGGGTATGAGCGTTGACGAGGCCCGGCATCACCAGATGCCCGGAAAGGTCGACCACCTCGTCGAAGGTGGCTGATGAAGGCGCATCCTGCATTGGGCCGATGCCGGTAATCATGCCTTCGGAAAAGGCAACCCAACCCGGCGCAAACACCCGGTTGCGATCATCGACACTCAGCACCGTGGCGTTGCGGAGGAGCACGGAAGCCATTTGACCTGCCTCAAGTAAAGCGGTTTATTGCCGGAGCTATCGACATTTCCGCCGACCTGTCAAATGCAAACACACGCACTATGCACAATCAATATGCGGTGTTGAAATTTGCATAAGCTATAGGCGGTCATTATTTCGGTACCTGGGCTAGAGACGGAAAATGAGCATAAACCCTTACGGGTCGGATTCGACGATAAAGAGCAGGATCGAGGCTTTCGAGGAATCGGTTGGGGCGGCCGTTCGCGCCGAGATCGCCGCCGCTTGTCTTGCGCCCGGCCGGTTGGCCGCCAACCTCGGTGGCATTCTGCCGGCCGACGACGCCGCGAGAATCATCGACCGTTTCCGCCTCACGCGGATCGATGACGTCATGCTGCTCGGCCTCGGCGTGGCGCAGACGATCGCTCGACCGCCGATCTCGGGCTTCCATGTCGGCGCTATCGGCCTGGAGGCCGAAACCGGCAACCTGGTGCTGGGCGGCAATGTCGAGTTTCCCCGGACCCATCTCGGCTATACGCTTCATGGTGAGACCTTCGTTTTCACCCGCGCCTTTAGCCGTGGTACCTCGATCCGCCGCATTGCGCTCGGCGAGGCCCATCCGTGCGCCCATTGCCGACAATATCTATCCGAATTTGCGCTCGGCCCCGACCTTGAGCTGATCGATCCGCTGGGGCACCAGCTGACGCTGGGTGATCTCTATCCCTGGCCGTTCGACAGCCGCTATCTCGGCCAGCCGGGCGCCATGCCTGGCGCCGTCAACTTTCCCGCTCTCGCACCGACCGTGAGTGCCGCGCCGAGCCCAGCGATCAACGCGCTTCTGGCCGCCGGTCGTCGTGCCCATGCGCCCTACAGCGGTTGTCCCGGCGCCGTCGTCCTGGAGTTGGCCGATGGCAAGATCATCGCCGGGGCGTCGATCGAGAGCGTCGCCTTCAATCCCACCATGGGGCCTTTGCAAGCCGCGCTCGTCGATCTGATTGCGCATGGCTACCGCTTCGATGATGTTGTTCGGGCAACGCTCGGAACGGTGGCCAAAGGCGCCGTCGACTATTCTCTCAACACACGCGAGTTGCTGGGCGCCATAGCGCCCGGCGTCGCCCTCGACATTATCGACTGGAGACCGTGATGGCTGCGATTGAGCTTGCCAATGCGAGTTGGCGCGACGCCGGCGAGGCGATCACGCGAGGGGCTTGGGCAGTCCTGCCGGTCGGCGCACTGGAGCAGCACGGGTATCACCTGCCGCTCACCGTCGACACCGACCTTGCCACCGGCGTGGCGCGCGGCATCGCCGACGCACTCGGCGCCTTGCTGCTGCCGGCCATCGCCTATGGCGACGCCTGGAATAACTCCGGCTTCCTCGGCACCATTTCGCTGAAGCCCGATACGCTGAGAGCGATCGTGCTCGATATCGGCCGCGAGCTGAAGCGCATGGGCGTGCCGGTGCTGGTGACGCTGAACGGCCATTTCGGCAACAAGGAGCCGATCAGCCTTGCCGCCCGCGCTCTCGAAAGCGAAGGGCTGAAGGTGATTCATCTCGACTATCCCGGGCTCGAGGCCTTGGCCGCCAAGATTTGCGACAGTCAGCCAGCCGGACCGGGTTTCTTCCATGCCGACGAGGTGGAGACCTCGATGATGCTGGCGCTGCGGCCCGACAGCGTTCGCATGGAGAAGGCGGTGGCGGAGTATCCGACCTTTCCGCCGACCTTCGGCATCGAGCCGATGCAGCTCAGCGAGTTCAACCAGAGCGGCGTGTTCGGCGATCCCTGTCCGTCGACGGCGGACAAGGGGCGGCGGCTGATCGACGGCATCGTCGCGGCCTGTCTCGCCCAGATCGAGGCGTACAGGATCCGACATCGGCTCTAGCGAATGCTTGGGGCAGGCGTGATGCGAGGAGGGCGGACATGGTCACGTTGAATGATGTGGCGCGCGCGGCCGGGGTGTCCCCCACCGCTGTTTCGCGCCACCTCAACAGGTCGATCGCCCTGCCCAAGGTGACGGCCGACCGCATCGACGCCGCCGTCGCCCGCCTCGGCTATCGACCGAACGCCTTGGCCAAAAGATTATCGAAAGGCAAGGCTGAGGCCATCGGTCTCGCCGCGCCGGATATCTCCAATCCTTTCTTCGCGGAACTGGTCTCCGTCATCGAAGCCGCGGCGGCCGAGCGTGGCTATGGCATCAGCCTTTTCTCCACGCGCGGCGATCGGGAGCGCGAGATCGAAGCGGTCAACCATTTGGCAGACCGCTATTTCGACGGACTGATCCTGATTGCCGCCCAGCCGGACGACGGTACGCTCGGTGCTCTCATCAGCCGGCAGAACCACATCGTCCTGCTCGACGAAGACGTTCTCGGAGCACAGGCGCCGCGCGTCTTTGTCGAAAACGCCGCCGGTACGCGGATGGCAACCGAGCACCTGATTGCCATGGGGCACCGCGATATCGCGGTCATCGCCGGTCCGGATGGGCTTGGCAGCGTTGCCGAGCGGATTGAAGGCTTTGTCGGCGCCATGATCGCCCACAGCCTTCCCGTCGACGAGCGAAGGCTGATGCATGGTTCGTTCACGAGCGATTTCGGCTATCAGGCGGCACTCGCGGTGGCGCGCATGTCGCCCCGCCCGACAGCCATCCTGACCTGCAGCGACTATCTTTCGGTCGGCGTGCTGCGCGCCCTCCATCATCTCGGTCTCAGCGTGCCCGACGATATTTCTCTGGTCGGCTTTGACGACATGCCGCTGGCCGAGCTATTCGACCCGCCGCTCACCACCATTCGCCAGCCGATCGCCGAAATGGGGCGGCTGGCGCTCGAATGGCTGCTGGCATCCATCGACGGCGCCGAGGTGCCTGCTCTTACCCGCCTTCCTGTGGAGCTGATCGTACGGAAGTCGGTCGCCGACATCACGGGCGGGACGGTGAAAGCCAAACCACCCGCCCTTATCAAAGAAGGCCAGCCGATATGACCGAGACTCTGCCCGCCGATCTGGTGATTGACGCAGCCGACGAGGTGGCGATCCGTCAGCATCTGACGCTGGTTGCCCTTGGCAAACGACCGGCCGACCGGGCGGTTCGCGTCGGCCGACTGCTCGACGTCTGCGGGCGGCAATGGCTCGATGACCAGGAAATCGTCATCTCCGGCCGCCGCGTTGCCTGGGTGGGGCCGGCGGGCGCCTATCCCGGCGAGGTGGCCGAGCGCGTCGACAATTCGCACCTTGCCGCCGTTCCCGGCTTCGGCGAGGTGCACAAGCACATCGAATCGAGCCATTTGACGCCGGAGTGGGAGGCTGCGCTGACCCTGCCGCGTGGCTGTACCTGGACCTGCGAGGCCAGCCACGAATTCTCCAACGTCGATGGCGTCAACAATATCGAATTCTGGCTGGCGGCCCGTCGGGCCGGCATGCCAGCCAAGATCTTTCCGTTGCCCGGGTCGGCCGTGCCGCCGACCGCCTACGAATGGGGCGGAGGTCACTATGGCTACGACGAGCAGCGAGCCTTCCTGAAAGGGCACCTCAACGCTGTCGGCCTCGACGAGGTGATGGACTGGCCGGCCGTCTGGAATCCGGAAAATCCGTCGCACGACCGCCTTTGGGGGATGATCCGTGCCACCTTCGAGCAGCGTGGCGTCGTCGAAGGTCACGCCGCCGGCATGAAAGCCATTGACGACCTGAACGCCTTCGCCGCCGCCGGCATGGCTTCCGACCATGAGGCCTGGACGGCGGACGAGGTCCGCGAGCGGCTTCGGCGCGGCCTGTTCGTCGAGCTTCGTCCCCATTCGCTACTGGAGATCTTGAGGGATTTGATCAGCGGCGGGCTTTCCGACTGGTCGCAGTTTGCCCTCTGCACGGACGATCGCTCCTGCTCGGACACGCTGCGTCTCGGCGGTACCGATCGGAACGTCCGCCTTGCCATCGAGGCTGGGTTGCCTCCGGAAATCGCCATCCAACTGGTGACCATCAACCCGGCCCGGCATATGCGCCTGACGCCCTGGGTGGGCTCGGTGTCGCCCGGGCGCTATGCCGATCTGGTGCTTCTCGACGATGTTTCCACATTGTCGATTGCCGAGGTCTGGGCCGACGGCGAGAAGGTTTCCGAGGGCGAGCGCTATCTCAAGCCGGTGCCGGCCATCGACTGGCCGGTCTGGGCGCGGCGGACCGTCAACATCGGTCGCGACATGACCGCCGCCGACTTCGCCATTGCCGCCGATCCCGGTCGCGCCAGCATGAATGCCGCCATCCTCAGGCCTTTCCATTGGGCCGATGATTTCATCACCATGGAACTGCCGGTCGAGGGTGGTGAGGTGCGGCGCGATGAAAGCCGCCATGTCACCAAGTTCGCCATCGTCGACCGCTTTTCCGGCGAGGGGCGGACATCGAGGATGTTCTGGCTCGGCACCGGCCCGAGCACAGCCGATACGGCGCTCGCCTGCTCCATGGGGCATGACAAGCACAATATCTGGGTGGTCGGCTCATCCGACGCGGCGATGGCCAAAGCCGTCAATGCCATCCGCGCCAATCAGGGCGGATGGGCGCTGGTGCATGCCGGCGAGGTGGTTGCCACCGTCCGCTATGAGATCGGCGGCCTCATGACCTGCCGCCCGGCCGAGGAACTCGATGTCGAGATGCAGGCCCTTTACGCCGCCGGTGCCAAGATCGACTGGATGTACGAGCCGACCTATTCGCCCCGCTGGTGGGCGGGA is part of the Pleomorphomonas sp. PLEO genome and encodes:
- a CDS encoding adenine deaminase, producing MTETLPADLVIDAADEVAIRQHLTLVALGKRPADRAVRVGRLLDVCGRQWLDDQEIVISGRRVAWVGPAGAYPGEVAERVDNSHLAAVPGFGEVHKHIESSHLTPEWEAALTLPRGCTWTCEASHEFSNVDGVNNIEFWLAARRAGMPAKIFPLPGSAVPPTAYEWGGGHYGYDEQRAFLKGHLNAVGLDEVMDWPAVWNPENPSHDRLWGMIRATFEQRGVVEGHAAGMKAIDDLNAFAAAGMASDHEAWTADEVRERLRRGLFVELRPHSLLEILRDLISGGLSDWSQFALCTDDRSCSDTLRLGGTDRNVRLAIEAGLPPEIAIQLVTINPARHMRLTPWVGSVSPGRYADLVLLDDVSTLSIAEVWADGEKVSEGERYLKPVPAIDWPVWARRTVNIGRDMTAADFAIAADPGRASMNAAILRPFHWADDFITMELPVEGGEVRRDESRHVTKFAIVDRFSGEGRTSRMFWLGTGPSTADTALACSMGHDKHNIWVVGSSDAAMAKAVNAIRANQGGWALVHAGEVVATVRYEIGGLMTCRPAEELDVEMQALYAAGAKIDWMYEPTYSPRWWAGFPERLAFATLTCAPWRWVLVAPSPLAPDGFVNVSNGKTHKVVW